In Juglans regia cultivar Chandler chromosome 5, Walnut 2.0, whole genome shotgun sequence, the following are encoded in one genomic region:
- the LOC118348449 gene encoding uncharacterized protein LOC118348449, producing the protein MDGGIDRGGEMMSTFQYAKVIMKGRWFVFFATMLIMCWFGAASIYGVYYKVIKETLGFEAKEMNQITFYEHVGAYFSVFVGLLCDLTPEWLVLLIGAAFNFGGFFMPWIAVMHKIPKPKASEMGVFVGLGAAAPNFAHTIALVTCVNNFPESRGVVLGLMKGMAEASVAVLTQIYQLVIHGDDDVKNLILATAVLPAITSVAFVFTIRKIERDDDDQRWQRHPNELRVFLKFYYLTSVVALFVLTVTLLERYFDVTKTDPKYHVIVIFVLIFLPLYNVIKEEAAAQSRLEKQQFLDRLAVLVVHFIEKPQEIFVEDSNSSINQILEEKKPKRSCLSRIFFSKPERGEDHSIFQAILSIDMLYILVIMLCGYGSGLTAYEHFWRLGKALGNKEQVVTSIISMASVWNCFGRIYSGFLSELLIIKWRIPRATMLAFMLLLQCIAMLLGAFPEIPGAYYLATVTIGFALGAQLPVNLAMISEFFGLKYYGTLLNFAQLTTPLGLYLMNQNLARVLNYETEVTCNDIIAQGKDPSTVILDQVCRGSHCLRLLFSTLALISLVGALVSLKFAGRTRGFYQGDVYKKFRGQRCTGNGRSRSVEGEAHVKHLEGDVEAALETHEMAQA; encoded by the coding sequence ATGGATGGGGGAATCGACCGCGGAGGGGAAATGATGAGTACTTTCCAGTATGCAAAAGTGATCATGAAAGGAAGATGGTTCGTGTTTTTCGCCACCATGCTGATTATGTGTTGGTTTGGGGCAGCCTCCATCTATGGAGTTTACTACAAAGTGATTAAAGAAACTCTTGGGTTTGAAGCGAAAGAAATGAATCAGATAACTTTTTATGAACATGTGGGTGCATACTTCTCAGTATTCGTTGGCCTTCTTTGTGACTTGACACCAGAATGGCTTGTGCTCCTCATCGGTGCTGCCTTTAACTTTGGAGGCTTTTTCATGCCTTGGATAGCCGTCATGCACAAAATTCCGAAACCAAAAGCTTCGGAAATGGGCGTTTTCGTTGGCCTTGGGGCCGCTGCACCAAACTTTGCACACACAATAGCGCTCGTCACCTGTGTCAACAACTTCCCGGAGAGCCGAGGCGTTGTGTTGGGTCTAATGAAGGGCATGGCTGAAGCTTCTGTAGCTGTCCTGACCCAGATTTACCAGCTCGTTATACATGGAGATGATGATGTGAAAAATCTTATTCTTGCCACTGCTGTGCTCCCCGCTATAACTTCAGTTGCTTTTGTGTTCACAATCCGGAAGATAGAGCGGGATGATGACGATCAAAGGTGGCAACGTCATCCAAACGAGCTCAGAGTGTTCTTGAAATTCTATTATCTAACGAGCGTAGTTGCACTTTTTGTCTTGACCGTGACTTTGCTTGAGAGATACTTCGATGTTACCAAGACAGATCCCAAGTATCATGTCATTGTGATCTTTGTCCTGATCTTCCTCCCGCTTTATAATGTCATTAAAGAAGAGGCTGCTGCCCAGTCCAGACTCGAGAAACAGCAGTTCTTGGATCGTCTTGCAGTATTGGTAGTACACTTCATTGAAAAACCACAAGAAATATTCGTTGAAGATTCTAATTCTTCTATTAATCAAATACTAGAAGAGAAGAAGCCCAAAAGATCTTGCCTCTCAAGAATATTCTTCAGCAAACCAGAAAGAGGAGAGGACCACTCCATTTTCCAAGCAATCCTAAGCATCGACATGTTGTACATCCTTGTTATCATGCTATGCGGATATGGGTCAGGCTTGACAGCCTACGAACACTTCTGGCGCCTTGGTAAAGCACTGGGAAACAAAGAACAAGTCGTGACCTCCATTATATCAATGGCTAGTGTATGGAACTGCTTTGGGAGGATCTATTCTGGGTTCCTCTCCGAACTCTTGATTATCAAATGGAGAATTCCTAGGGCGACGATGTTGGCGTTCATGCTTCTCCTGCAATGCATAGCCATGCTCCTAGGCGCCTTCCCAGAAATCCCCGGCGCGTACTACTTAGCAACAGTGACAATTGGATTTGCACTTGGTGCACAATTGCCAGTAAACTTGGCAATGATTTCTGAGTTCTTTGGCCTTAAGTACTACGGCACATTGCTCAATTTTGCACAGTTGACCACTCCACTTGGCTTGTATTTAATGAATCAAAACCTCGCAAGAGTTCTTAATTACGAAACGGAGGTAACCTGCAACGACATTATAGCTCAGGGCAAGGATCCGTCCACTGTGATATTGGATCAAGTTTGCCGGGGTTCCCATTGTTTGAGGCTTTTATTCTCTACTTTGGCTCTCATTTCATTAGTCGGAGCTCTTGTCTCCCTAAAATTTGCAGGGAGAACACGAGGGTTTTACCAAGGGGATGTGTATAAGAAGTTTAGAGGTCAAAGATGTACAGGAAATGGCAGATCTAGGAGTGTAGAAGGTGAGGCACACGTGAAGCACTTAGAAGGGGACGTCGAGGCCGCCTTGGAGACTCATGAGATGGCTCAGGCCTGA